One stretch of Marinobacterium iners DNA includes these proteins:
- a CDS encoding TRAP transporter small permease subunit gives MFLLRLEQTINAFSDWLGKISAVLFVIMLFNVFYDVITRYLFNDVSIGMQELEWHLFAAMFMLGVPFTLRVGGHVRVDLIYEGLSLKKKAWIDLFGVLTLLFPFCLLVAWYGVDFARESFELGEGSGDPGGLPYRWVIKAVIPFAFFCTFISGVGMMLHSVNTLAGHHRDDGYTPMQH, from the coding sequence ATGTTTCTGTTACGCCTTGAGCAGACGATCAACGCCTTTTCCGATTGGCTGGGCAAGATCTCTGCCGTTCTTTTTGTGATCATGCTGTTCAACGTTTTCTACGACGTGATCACGCGTTACCTGTTTAATGATGTGTCCATCGGCATGCAGGAGCTGGAGTGGCATCTGTTTGCTGCCATGTTCATGCTTGGGGTGCCGTTTACCCTGAGGGTCGGTGGCCATGTGCGCGTTGATCTGATCTATGAAGGGTTGAGCCTGAAAAAGAAAGCCTGGATTGACCTTTTCGGTGTCCTGACGCTGTTGTTCCCCTTCTGTCTGCTGGTGGCCTGGTATGGCGTGGATTTCGCCCGCGAGTCCTTTGAGCTGGGTGAAGGCTCGGGCGACCCCGGTGGTCTGCCGTATCGTTGGGTGATTAAGGCAGTTATTCCCTTTGCCTTTTTCTGCACCTTCATCAGTGGTGTCGGGATGATGCTTCATTCTGTTAATACGCTCGCGGGCCATCACAGGGATGATGGCTACACCCCGATGCAGCACTAA
- a CDS encoding sulfite exporter TauE/SafE family protein yields MAGYLAGVLNSIAGGGSFLTFPALVWAGVPPITANATSAVAVLPGYLGGAAGFRKELRSLSMREHVQMSVVGLAGGLAGALLLLVTPAELFSKVVPLLLLLATLIFAFGQKLLALVRNSENPLPLLPGLFVVAVYGGYFNGGLGIMLLAMFAAAGMANMLLMNGLKNWLSFVLSMISVVAFAIAGKVLWVEALVMMLAATLGGYQGAALSRLLPVAWVKGGVVVVGLMMTVVFSLRA; encoded by the coding sequence GTGGCTGGATATCTGGCAGGGGTGCTGAACTCAATTGCCGGAGGCGGCTCTTTTCTGACCTTTCCGGCGCTGGTTTGGGCCGGCGTGCCCCCGATAACGGCAAATGCCACCAGTGCCGTGGCCGTATTGCCCGGGTATCTGGGCGGAGCGGCCGGGTTTCGCAAGGAGTTGCGCAGTCTGTCCATGCGAGAGCATGTGCAGATGTCGGTTGTGGGTCTGGCTGGCGGCTTGGCAGGAGCGCTGTTGCTGCTGGTGACACCGGCCGAGCTGTTCTCGAAAGTGGTGCCGCTGTTGTTGCTGTTGGCAACCTTGATATTTGCCTTTGGTCAGAAGCTGCTGGCCCTGGTGCGCAACAGTGAAAACCCCCTGCCTCTGCTGCCAGGCCTATTTGTGGTGGCCGTCTACGGGGGCTATTTTAATGGCGGGCTGGGAATCATGTTGCTGGCGATGTTTGCAGCCGCCGGCATGGCAAATATGTTGCTGATGAACGGCCTGAAAAACTGGCTGTCATTCGTACTGTCGATGATTTCCGTTGTGGCTTTTGCCATCGCCGGCAAGGTGCTTTGGGTTGAAGCATTGGTGATGATGCTTGCGGCAACGCTGGGCGGCTATCAGGGTGCTGCCCTGTCGCGCCTGTTGCCGGTTGCCTGGGTCAAGGGCGGGGTCGTAGTTGTGGGTCTGATGATGACAGTGGTATTTTCCCTGCGTGCATGA
- the uvrB gene encoding excinuclease ABC subunit UvrB, translating to MKQRFRVQSAFAPAGDQPKAISELVDGLESGLAAQTLLGVTGSGKTFTIANVIAAVQRPTIIMAHNKTLAAQLYGEFKEFFPDNAVEYFVSYYDYYQPEAYVPASDTFIEKDASINDHIEQMRLSATKALLERDDAIIVATVSAIYGLGDPKSYLSMMLHLDRGDVIDQRDLLRRLAELQYTRNDIEFHRGTYRVRGDVIDVYPAESDRDAIRIELFGDEVDQIAWFDPLTGEVLRKVPRATIYPKTHYVTPRETLLEATEHIKEELRERLKQLRDNNKLVEAQRLEQRTLYDIEMIMELGYCSGIENYSRYLSGRDPGQAPPTLFDYLPDSALLVLDESHVTVPQIGAMYRGDRSRKETLVEYGFRLPSALDNRPMKFEEWEQQAPQMIFVSATPSKYEAANAQQIVEQVVRPTGLVDPQVEVRPAINQVDDLLTEINLVVARKERVIVTVLTKRMAEDLTEYLAEHNVRVRYLHSDIDTVERVEIIRDLRIGEFDVLVGINLLREGIDMPEVSLVTILDADKEGFLRSETSMIQTIGRAARNVNGRAILYADRMTGSMQRAIDETERRRNKQIAFNAEHGITPRGISKSVADIMEGASQIPGKRGKGGARKAAEPDAEYRVDAQLLSPAELAKTITRLEDKMYEAAKNLEFEQAARYRDELERLKHSG from the coding sequence ATGAAACAGAGGTTCAGAGTACAGTCGGCATTTGCGCCCGCCGGCGATCAGCCGAAGGCAATCAGTGAGCTGGTTGACGGGCTGGAGTCGGGGCTTGCAGCCCAGACCCTGTTGGGCGTGACAGGATCGGGTAAGACCTTCACCATTGCCAATGTGATCGCCGCCGTGCAGCGCCCCACCATTATCATGGCGCACAACAAGACGTTGGCGGCACAGCTGTATGGCGAGTTCAAGGAGTTCTTCCCGGACAATGCGGTTGAATACTTTGTCTCCTATTACGATTATTACCAGCCGGAGGCCTATGTGCCGGCGTCTGATACCTTTATCGAAAAGGACGCCTCGATCAATGATCATATCGAGCAGATGCGCCTGTCCGCTACCAAGGCGCTGCTGGAGCGGGATGACGCCATCATCGTGGCAACGGTATCTGCCATTTATGGTTTGGGCGACCCCAAGTCCTATCTGTCGATGATGCTCCACCTGGACAGAGGCGATGTGATCGATCAGCGTGATCTGTTGCGCAGGCTGGCAGAGCTGCAGTACACCCGCAACGATATCGAATTCCATCGTGGTACCTATCGAGTACGCGGTGACGTGATTGATGTGTACCCGGCTGAATCGGACAGGGACGCCATCCGTATTGAGCTGTTTGGTGACGAGGTGGATCAGATCGCCTGGTTCGATCCCTTGACCGGCGAAGTCTTGCGCAAGGTGCCACGCGCTACCATCTACCCCAAAACCCACTACGTCACACCGCGTGAAACCCTGCTTGAAGCCACCGAACATATCAAGGAGGAGTTGCGCGAGCGGCTGAAGCAGCTGCGCGACAACAATAAGCTGGTGGAAGCACAGCGACTTGAACAGCGTACCCTGTACGATATTGAAATGATCATGGAGCTGGGCTATTGCTCCGGCATCGAAAATTACTCGCGCTACCTGTCCGGGCGTGATCCCGGGCAGGCGCCGCCCACCCTGTTCGATTACCTGCCTGACAGTGCGCTGCTGGTGCTCGACGAGTCTCATGTCACCGTGCCGCAGATCGGCGCCATGTATAGGGGCGACCGCTCGCGCAAGGAAACCCTGGTTGAATACGGTTTCAGGCTGCCTTCAGCGCTGGACAACCGGCCGATGAAGTTTGAGGAATGGGAGCAACAGGCGCCACAGATGATTTTCGTTTCCGCCACGCCCAGCAAGTACGAGGCCGCGAATGCTCAGCAGATTGTAGAGCAAGTGGTACGGCCGACCGGACTGGTGGACCCGCAGGTTGAAGTACGTCCTGCAATCAATCAGGTGGATGATCTGCTGACCGAAATCAACCTTGTGGTCGCACGCAAGGAGCGAGTGATTGTGACTGTGCTCACCAAGCGAATGGCTGAGGATCTCACTGAGTATCTGGCCGAGCATAATGTGCGGGTGCGCTATCTGCATTCGGATATCGATACGGTTGAACGAGTGGAAATTATTCGTGATTTGCGCATCGGTGAATTTGACGTGCTGGTTGGTATTAACCTGTTGCGTGAAGGGATCGACATGCCGGAGGTATCACTGGTGACCATTCTGGATGCCGACAAGGAAGGCTTCCTGCGTTCGGAAACCTCCATGATCCAGACCATCGGTCGCGCGGCGCGTAACGTCAATGGGCGTGCCATCCTTTATGCTGATCGCATGACAGGCTCGATGCAACGCGCCATTGATGAAACGGAGCGGCGTCGCAACAAACAGATCGCTTTCAATGCCGAGCATGGCATTACACCCAGAGGCATCAGCAAGTCCGTGGCTGATATCATGGAGGGTGCCAGCCAGATTCCCGGCAAGCGTGGCAAGGGCGGCGCGCGCAAGGCTGCCGAACCGGATGCCGAATACCGGGTTGATGCCCAGCTGCTCAGCCCTGCAGAGCTGGCAAAGACCATCACGCGCCTCGAGGACAAAATGTACGAAGCGGCCAAAAATCTGGAGTTCGAGCAGGCAGCCCGCTACCGGGACGAGCTGGAACGTTTGAAGCACAGCGGTTGA
- a CDS encoding pyridoxal phosphate-dependent aminotransferase → MDVQLSDRVNSIKPSPTLAVTNRAAELRAEGKDIIGLGAGEPDFDTPEHIKAAATKAIQDGLTKYTAVDGTPALKKAVIAKFERENGFSYAPNQILVSSGGKQSFFNMALALLNPGDEVVIPAPYWVSYPDMVLVAEGKPVIITTTQEQRFKITPQQLDDAITERTRLVVLNSPSNPSGVAYTLEELKALGEVLNKYPEVLVATDDMYEHILFTDQPFCNILNACPELYDRTIVLNGVSKAYSMTGWRIGYAAGPAKLIGAMKKIQSQSTSNPNSIAQVAAQAALDGPQDCVAMMVNAFKQRHDFVVNALNEIDGVECIRADGTFYAFPSFHKVIDSRAEFNDDIALAEFLLQEAGVALVPGSAFGTPGNMRLSFATSLNVLEDAISRIKAALER, encoded by the coding sequence TTGGACGTGCAACTTTCCGACCGCGTTAACAGCATCAAACCTTCACCCACACTGGCCGTCACAAATCGTGCTGCCGAGCTGCGTGCTGAAGGCAAAGACATCATCGGCCTCGGCGCCGGCGAACCCGATTTTGACACCCCGGAACATATCAAGGCGGCGGCGACCAAAGCCATTCAGGACGGCTTGACCAAGTACACTGCCGTTGATGGTACCCCGGCGCTGAAGAAAGCGGTGATTGCCAAATTTGAGCGTGAGAACGGTTTCAGCTACGCCCCCAACCAGATTCTGGTTTCAAGCGGTGGCAAGCAGAGCTTTTTCAACATGGCGCTGGCTCTGTTGAACCCGGGCGATGAAGTCGTGATCCCTGCCCCATACTGGGTATCTTACCCGGATATGGTTCTTGTGGCCGAAGGCAAGCCGGTGATCATCACCACCACCCAGGAGCAGCGTTTCAAGATCACTCCGCAGCAACTGGATGATGCCATTACCGAGCGTACCCGTCTGGTCGTACTGAACAGCCCCTCCAACCCATCCGGTGTGGCCTACACACTGGAAGAGCTTAAGGCTCTGGGCGAAGTGTTGAACAAGTACCCGGAGGTACTGGTTGCCACTGATGACATGTACGAGCACATCCTGTTCACCGATCAGCCGTTCTGCAACATCCTGAACGCCTGTCCTGAGCTGTATGACCGTACCATCGTGCTGAACGGTGTTTCCAAGGCCTACTCCATGACCGGCTGGCGTATCGGTTATGCGGCAGGCCCGGCCAAGCTGATCGGCGCCATGAAGAAGATTCAGTCACAGAGCACATCCAACCCGAACTCCATCGCGCAGGTGGCGGCTCAGGCAGCACTGGACGGCCCGCAGGACTGTGTCGCCATGATGGTCAATGCGTTCAAGCAGCGTCACGACTTCGTGGTCAATGCACTGAACGAGATCGACGGTGTCGAGTGCATCCGGGCGGACGGTACTTTCTACGCCTTCCCGAGCTTCCACAAGGTGATCGACTCTCGCGCCGAGTTCAATGATGACATTGCACTGGCCGAGTTTCTGTTGCAGGAAGCCGGTGTCGCACTGGTGCCTGGATCGGCCTTTGGCACACCCGGCAACATGCGACTTTCTTTCGCTACCAGCCTGAATGTGCTCGAGGATGCAATCAGCCGCATCAAGGCGGCACTGGAACGCTAA
- a CDS encoding TRAP transporter large permease: protein MIGITMFFVALGMLLIGFPVAFIFGGVALWFGVYAEGPDMFAFMPFRIQSIMENTVLMAVPLFVFMGIVLQKTRLAEQLLESMGKLFGGVRGGLAISTVLVGALLAASTGVVGASVVAMGLISLPVMLKYNYDKKLACGTICASGTLGQIIPPSIILIILGDVMGIPVGDLFQAAIMPGFILIGAYVLYILVYTYLKPSAAPALPMDLDDGTRREQVFKALKAIIPPLALILVVLGSIFAGIATPTESSALGGVGALLLALIYRQFSWKMVYNSAIETVKVTAMVFAILLGATAFSMAFSYTGGEEIVEHYLSNLPGGAMGFLLLSMLAILILGFFIDFVEISFIIVPILLPAAELLGIAPVWFAILIAMNLQTSFLTPPFGFSLFYLKGVAPPNVRTLDIYKGVVPFIIMQVAIVISILLFPGFYGLV, encoded by the coding sequence ATGATCGGTATTACAATGTTTTTCGTTGCCCTGGGCATGCTGTTGATCGGCTTCCCGGTGGCCTTCATTTTTGGCGGTGTGGCGCTCTGGTTCGGTGTCTATGCCGAGGGACCGGACATGTTTGCCTTCATGCCGTTCCGTATCCAGAGCATCATGGAAAACACGGTGCTCATGGCGGTGCCCTTGTTCGTGTTCATGGGAATCGTGCTGCAGAAAACCCGTCTGGCCGAGCAGTTGCTGGAATCCATGGGCAAACTGTTTGGTGGCGTACGAGGCGGTCTGGCAATTTCCACCGTACTGGTAGGTGCTCTGCTGGCTGCTTCGACCGGTGTGGTGGGTGCGTCCGTAGTCGCCATGGGTCTGATCTCGTTGCCGGTCATGCTCAAGTACAACTATGACAAAAAGCTGGCCTGCGGCACGATCTGTGCCTCCGGTACGCTGGGGCAGATCATTCCGCCATCCATCATCCTGATTATTCTGGGTGACGTGATGGGGATTCCGGTCGGTGATCTGTTTCAGGCGGCCATCATGCCTGGATTCATTCTGATCGGTGCCTATGTTCTGTACATCCTGGTGTATACCTACCTGAAACCTTCAGCGGCTCCGGCCTTGCCGATGGATCTGGACGATGGCACACGTCGGGAGCAAGTCTTCAAGGCATTGAAAGCGATTATTCCTCCGCTGGCACTGATTCTGGTGGTGCTGGGCTCGATCTTTGCCGGTATTGCAACACCGACCGAATCCTCGGCGCTGGGTGGCGTAGGTGCTCTGCTGCTGGCGCTGATCTACCGCCAGTTCAGCTGGAAGATGGTATACAACTCTGCCATCGAGACTGTGAAAGTTACGGCGATGGTTTTTGCCATCCTGTTGGGGGCCACGGCGTTCTCCATGGCGTTCAGCTATACCGGTGGTGAAGAGATTGTAGAGCATTACCTGTCCAATCTGCCGGGTGGGGCCATGGGCTTCCTGCTGCTGTCGATGTTGGCAATCCTGATTCTTGGCTTCTTTATCGATTTTGTTGAAATCAGTTTCATCATCGTGCCGATTCTGCTGCCGGCAGCAGAACTTCTGGGCATAGCGCCGGTGTGGTTTGCGATCTTGATCGCAATGAATCTGCAGACCAGCTTCCTGACTCCACCTTTCGGCTTCAGTCTGTTTTACCTCAAGGGGGTTGCGCCGCCCAATGTGCGTACCCTGGACATCTACAAGGGGGTCGTGCCCTTTATCATCATGCAGGTGGCAATCGTGATTTCGATTCTCCTGTTCCCAGGGTTCTACGGTCTGGTTTAG
- a CDS encoding TRAP transporter substrate-binding protein: MLKFTFARKLMAAAACAAVMVSPVQAAEKVHKLKLAETWPTNFGVFSEPARRMADLANKMSNGRLEISIDTANKHKSAFGVFDMVRAGQYDMGHSASYYWKGKVPNTLYFTTMPFGMTATEQYGWFYYGGGMELMQKVYEPFNLMSFPGGNTGVQMGGWFQKEINTVEDLEGLKMRIPGFAGEVLAKLGANPTNIPPGELYTSLERRTIDALEWVGPSMDLRMGFHKIAPYYYTGWHEPATELQFLVNKRTFDKLPADLQEILTTAMRVAAYDMTIQSHHESGMNWATMKAEFPNVQVKQFPPEVIQALSKANDELLAEHAANDELAKEILDSQAEYMGVVRQWTDIADRAYLNSFE; this comes from the coding sequence ATGCTTAAATTTACCTTTGCCCGCAAACTGATGGCCGCTGCTGCCTGCGCCGCTGTCATGGTTAGCCCCGTTCAGGCGGCCGAGAAAGTCCACAAACTGAAACTGGCTGAAACCTGGCCCACGAATTTTGGCGTTTTCAGCGAGCCGGCTCGCCGCATGGCAGACCTGGCCAACAAGATGTCCAATGGGCGTCTGGAAATCAGTATCGATACTGCCAACAAGCACAAGTCAGCCTTTGGCGTTTTCGACATGGTACGTGCCGGCCAGTATGACATGGGGCACTCAGCGTCCTACTACTGGAAAGGCAAGGTGCCCAACACGCTGTACTTCACCACCATGCCGTTTGGCATGACCGCGACCGAACAGTATGGCTGGTTCTACTACGGTGGTGGCATGGAGCTGATGCAGAAGGTCTACGAGCCGTTCAATCTGATGTCTTTCCCGGGCGGCAACACCGGTGTGCAGATGGGTGGCTGGTTCCAGAAAGAGATCAATACTGTAGAAGACCTGGAAGGCCTGAAAATGCGCATTCCGGGATTCGCGGGTGAAGTGCTGGCCAAGCTGGGTGCCAACCCGACCAACATTCCGCCGGGTGAGCTGTATACCTCTTTGGAACGTCGCACCATCGATGCACTGGAATGGGTGGGGCCTTCCATGGACCTGCGCATGGGCTTCCACAAGATTGCACCCTACTACTACACCGGCTGGCATGAGCCTGCAACCGAACTGCAGTTCCTGGTCAACAAGCGTACCTTTGACAAGCTGCCTGCAGACCTTCAGGAAATCCTGACCACTGCCATGCGTGTTGCGGCCTATGACATGACTATTCAGTCGCACCATGAGTCCGGTATGAACTGGGCCACCATGAAGGCGGAGTTCCCGAATGTTCAGGTCAAGCAGTTCCCGCCGGAAGTCATCCAGGCGCTGAGTAAGGCCAACGATGAATTGCTGGCTGAGCATGCCGCCAACGATGAGCTGGCCAAGGAGATTCTGGACTCCCAGGCCGAGTACATGGGTGTGGTACGTCAGTGGACTGACATTGCAGACCGTGCCTACCTGAACAGCTTCGAGTAA
- a CDS encoding sensor histidine kinase, which produces MGRLRFKTLTFWLTLGISLIFVAVFLVVTFIQSRSVIEEQAYTLNRSLALRYEERVTDYLQQIETEVLTLAADRTRIETLYTQSPGRLETGFERWEESHENRRYDFVALSFFESGRCLLSLSYTPELNQLPCEQLIKQHGSFQYKGWKLLEVGGEQLAVYSVPLYLHDSGKIVGQLLSGMRLGGNRYLLSSILVKSDNLRHLALFDGDRVLSRLQPELESSNSVMAEDLVLSNGLTPLGPQLRIGLLADASAQRQLRDALAETLLYGCLLALVVSLLSSFLLSSAVDRQLQQLISLTRLANRQSNTRWPQSYIREFNLIGEEIIAIVNRLKEREQTLEGVNQRLSQNIEEKRQILQHLMQTQERERLRLSNELHDDMAQLLVAVRMHLQLQRQELEQARLPQQNLQLAAELIDNIYDTVYNRIRMLRPYELSDFGLGVSLTSLPAVNLLEQLDYAVEFDIEQSRPLKPDLVSNLYRIAQEALSNVTRHAGGTWVLVRLRDEPDGLRMTIADDGVGFMSEQNGGVETSGFGLMGIRERAGHLNAQVEIHSDHGVSIDLLIPPEYAYSFVDLCEGPGEAPT; this is translated from the coding sequence ATGGGCAGGCTGCGCTTCAAAACGCTGACATTTTGGCTTACATTGGGCATCTCGCTGATATTTGTAGCCGTGTTTCTGGTCGTTACCTTCATCCAATCACGCAGTGTGATTGAGGAGCAGGCATATACACTCAATCGCAGCCTTGCTCTGCGCTATGAAGAGCGTGTAACGGACTATCTGCAGCAAATTGAAACCGAAGTCTTGACGTTGGCGGCCGATCGTACCCGCATTGAAACACTCTACACCCAAAGCCCTGGCCGGCTTGAAACCGGCTTTGAGCGGTGGGAGGAAAGCCACGAAAACCGTCGCTATGATTTTGTGGCGCTCTCTTTTTTTGAGTCGGGGCGTTGCCTGTTGTCGCTCAGTTATACCCCTGAACTTAACCAGTTGCCCTGTGAACAGCTGATCAAACAGCATGGCAGTTTTCAGTACAAGGGCTGGAAACTGCTTGAGGTGGGTGGTGAACAGCTTGCCGTATATTCGGTGCCGCTTTACCTGCACGACAGTGGCAAGATCGTTGGCCAGCTACTGTCGGGGATGCGCCTGGGTGGGAATCGCTATTTGCTGAGCTCCATTTTGGTCAAAAGTGACAATTTACGTCATTTGGCGCTTTTTGATGGTGACCGAGTGCTGAGTCGGCTCCAGCCGGAACTCGAATCCAGTAATTCGGTTATGGCCGAAGATCTGGTGCTCTCGAACGGCCTTACTCCGCTTGGGCCGCAGCTGCGGATAGGTTTGCTGGCTGATGCCAGTGCGCAGCGTCAATTACGCGATGCGCTGGCGGAAACGCTGCTGTATGGCTGTCTGCTGGCACTGGTCGTCTCGCTGCTCTCGTCCTTTTTGTTGTCATCGGCGGTTGACCGGCAGTTGCAGCAATTAATCAGCCTTACCCGTCTGGCCAACCGTCAGAGCAACACCCGTTGGCCGCAAAGCTATATTCGGGAATTCAATCTTATAGGCGAAGAGATCATTGCGATCGTTAACCGCCTGAAAGAGCGAGAGCAAACGCTGGAAGGGGTCAACCAGAGACTGTCACAGAACATTGAAGAAAAGCGCCAGATCCTTCAGCACTTGATGCAAACCCAGGAGCGTGAACGACTGCGGCTGTCGAACGAGTTGCACGATGATATGGCGCAGCTGCTGGTTGCTGTACGCATGCACCTGCAATTGCAGCGTCAGGAGCTGGAGCAGGCTCGCTTGCCGCAACAGAACCTGCAGCTGGCCGCCGAGCTGATCGACAATATCTATGACACGGTCTACAACCGAATCAGGATGCTGAGGCCTTATGAGCTGAGTGATTTTGGCCTCGGTGTGAGTCTGACCAGTTTACCGGCCGTGAACTTGCTGGAACAGCTTGATTACGCAGTTGAATTTGATATTGAACAGAGCCGGCCGCTCAAACCTGATCTGGTATCGAATTTGTATCGCATCGCACAGGAGGCACTGTCCAACGTGACACGCCATGCAGGTGGAACCTGGGTACTGGTACGCCTGCGAGACGAACCTGACGGGCTGCGTATGACTATCGCCGATGACGGTGTAGGCTTTATGTCGGAACAGAATGGTGGAGTCGAAACTTCTGGTTTTGGCTTGATGGGGATTCGTGAGCGGGCAGGGCATCTGAATGCTCAGGTTGAGATTCACTCCGACCATGGGGTTAGCATTGATCTGCTGATCCCGCCTGAATATGCGTATTCATTTGTGGATCTGTGTGAAGGACCAGGGGAGGCACCTACGTAA
- a CDS encoding substrate-binding domain-containing protein gives MQGVKQVLCLVRAGVFGLVLLLVTTVATAAGISDYWHYDEYYRQHPEQRPWLAELTEAVRQRAEPVEADLQARPLRIAMVYPSLQASSYWPDSERALQQRLNQLGIRYHLEARYTEPNIQLVEQVNQIRELLDWQPDYLLYTLDSSRQQSIIERLIQNTDTRLILQNITTPLKAWGDRQPHMYVGFDHAEGARLLADHFGKRFPQGADYGVLFRSQGLISQLRGMTYIQSVPESHRLRSSYYTDSSRVGGRKAALQMLREHPELDYIYACSTDVALGAVDALAELGRADVVVNGWGGSPAEIEQLRLGGLKAVLMRMNDDNAIAIAEAIKRDLEGKPQPLIYSSDFVVLDDSMSVEEIQAYEALARRYSAGGY, from the coding sequence ATGCAGGGAGTGAAACAGGTACTCTGCCTGGTCAGAGCAGGCGTGTTTGGGCTGGTATTGCTGTTGGTGACGACCGTGGCGACGGCTGCAGGCATCAGTGACTATTGGCACTATGACGAGTATTACCGGCAACATCCTGAGCAGAGGCCCTGGCTGGCTGAGTTGACTGAAGCGGTTCGCCAGCGCGCTGAGCCTGTTGAGGCAGACCTGCAGGCGAGGCCGCTGCGCATCGCCATGGTATATCCCTCTCTGCAGGCATCAAGTTACTGGCCGGACAGCGAACGGGCCCTGCAGCAGCGGCTGAACCAGCTCGGTATTCGATATCATCTGGAAGCACGCTATACCGAGCCGAATATCCAGCTGGTCGAGCAGGTAAACCAGATACGTGAACTGCTGGACTGGCAGCCGGATTACCTCCTTTATACCCTTGATTCATCGCGCCAGCAGTCGATCATCGAGCGACTGATCCAAAATACGGATACGCGGCTGATTCTGCAGAACATCACTACGCCGCTCAAGGCATGGGGTGACCGCCAGCCACACATGTATGTCGGTTTCGATCATGCTGAAGGGGCGCGTCTGTTGGCTGATCACTTTGGGAAACGTTTTCCTCAGGGTGCCGACTATGGTGTGCTGTTTCGTAGCCAGGGTCTGATCAGTCAGTTGCGCGGAATGACCTACATTCAATCGGTGCCCGAGAGTCACCGTCTGCGCAGCAGTTATTACACCGATTCCAGTCGAGTTGGAGGGCGCAAGGCGGCGTTGCAGATGCTGCGTGAACACCCCGAGCTTGACTACATTTATGCCTGCTCTACTGACGTGGCGCTGGGAGCAGTGGATGCCCTGGCCGAGCTGGGAAGAGCTGATGTGGTTGTCAACGGCTGGGGTGGCAGTCCCGCCGAGATTGAGCAGCTGCGCCTGGGGGGGCTTAAAGCAGTTCTGATGCGCATGAATGATGACAATGCCATCGCCATCGCGGAAGCGATCAAGCGTGACCTTGAGGGCAAGCCGCAGCCGTTGATCTACTCCAGCGATTTTGTCGTGCTGGATGACAGCATGAGTGTGGAAGAAATACAGGCGTACGAGGCGCTGGCGAGGCGCTACAGCGCAGGCGGATACTAA